The Apium graveolens cultivar Ventura chromosome 11, ASM990537v1, whole genome shotgun sequence genome has a window encoding:
- the LOC141695836 gene encoding uncharacterized protein LOC141695836, translating to MGESPFMLIYGYESMIPVKVGAGSLQRDLFIVEDAEVNQRLHLDLLDEARMNSQLKLVAYQQRIVRYFNKKVKFVPFKVGDLVLRKVMPNTKIAQHEVLGANWEGLYIVKAIF from the coding sequence ATGGGCGAGTCCCCTTTTATGCTAATCTATGGGTATGAGTCTATGATTCCCGTGAAAGTGGGAGCTGGATCGTTACAAAGGGATTTGTTCATTGTGGAAGATGCGGAGGTTAATCAAAGGCTACACTTGGATTTGCTAGATGAAGCCAGAATGAATTCTCAGTTGAAACTTGTTGCGTATCAGCAAAGGATTGTGAGGTATTTCAACAAGAAGGTGAAGTTTGTGCCTTTTAAGGTAGGAGATCTCGTTTTACGAAAAGTTATGCCAAATACCAAAATAGCTCAGCATGAAgtgcttggagctaattgggaaggactGTACATAGTCAAAGCCATATTTTGA